A DNA window from Rhodococcus sp. Z13 contains the following coding sequences:
- a CDS encoding benzoate/H(+) symporter BenE family transporter, producing MTAVDDPPDTGTALFERPARPAVGMRDILRDLGPRYAANGLIGLIFSCTGPVAVILAAGAAGGLTQTQLASWIFGVFALNGLLTIAMSVVYRQPLGFFWTIPGTVLVGGSLTHLSWPEVVGAFFVTAALVTLLGASGLVRRVMEALPMPIVMAMVAGVFLKFGIDLVAALGSDAAIAAPMVIVFLLLSSVAVLGKWMPPILGALLAGVIAVAVSGRFSPAATDTGVFASPVFTTPQFTWSAILELVVPLAITVLVVQNGQGIAVLRSAGHEPPINVTAVACGLWSFPAACVGAVSSCLTGPTNALLVASGERARQYTAALTCGALAIVFGLFAPLFVRWMIAAPVSFVATLGGLAMLKALQGAFVAGFAGRHTMGALVAFVVTASNVTAWNIGAAFWGLVAGVAVSWLMERPDFSL from the coding sequence ATGACCGCAGTCGACGACCCCCCCGACACCGGGACCGCCCTGTTCGAACGACCCGCACGGCCCGCCGTCGGGATGCGCGACATCCTCCGTGATCTCGGACCGCGCTACGCCGCGAACGGCCTGATCGGACTGATCTTCTCGTGCACCGGACCGGTCGCGGTGATCCTCGCGGCCGGCGCGGCGGGGGGATTGACGCAGACGCAGCTGGCATCGTGGATCTTCGGCGTGTTCGCCCTCAACGGTCTGCTGACGATCGCCATGAGCGTCGTCTACCGGCAGCCGCTCGGGTTCTTCTGGACGATCCCCGGCACCGTGCTCGTCGGCGGGTCGCTGACCCACCTGAGCTGGCCGGAGGTCGTCGGGGCGTTCTTCGTCACCGCGGCGCTCGTGACGCTGCTGGGGGCCTCGGGTCTGGTGCGCCGGGTGATGGAGGCGCTGCCGATGCCGATCGTCATGGCGATGGTCGCGGGGGTGTTCCTGAAATTCGGCATCGACCTGGTGGCGGCGCTCGGCTCCGACGCCGCGATCGCCGCTCCGATGGTGATCGTCTTCCTGCTGCTGAGTTCGGTGGCAGTGCTGGGCAAGTGGATGCCGCCGATCCTCGGGGCGCTGCTCGCAGGGGTCATCGCGGTCGCGGTGTCGGGCCGCTTCTCCCCCGCCGCGACGGACACCGGGGTGTTCGCCTCCCCGGTGTTCACCACCCCACAGTTCACCTGGTCGGCGATCCTCGAACTCGTGGTACCGCTGGCGATCACGGTGCTGGTCGTGCAGAACGGTCAGGGCATCGCGGTGCTGCGGTCGGCGGGACACGAGCCACCGATCAACGTCACCGCCGTCGCGTGCGGGCTGTGGTCGTTCCCCGCCGCCTGTGTCGGTGCCGTGTCGAGTTGCCTGACCGGCCCGACCAACGCACTGCTCGTCGCGTCCGGCGAGCGCGCCCGCCAGTACACCGCCGCCCTCACCTGCGGTGCACTGGCGATCGTGTTCGGTCTGTTCGCACCGTTGTTCGTGCGCTGGATGATCGCCGCCCCGGTCTCGTTCGTCGCTACCCTCGGCGGCCTGGCGATGCTCAAGGCGCTGCAGGGCGCGTTCGTGGCCGGGTTCGCGGGCAGGCACACGATGGGTGCGCTCGTCGCGTTCGTGGTCACCGCCTCGAACGTCACGGCCTGGAACATCGGGGCGGCGTTCTGGGGGCTCGTCGCGGGTGTCGCCGTGTCGTGGCTGATGGAACGTCCCGACTTCAGCCTCTGA